Sequence from the Sediminitomix flava genome:
TATATGCTAGAGCAATATAATTGCCTTATATGAGCTTTACATCTGTAGTTATTTCAAGTAATGCAGGTCCTTCATGTAAGACTAATGTCCTTATTGTTGATTCAAGCTTTTCTTCTGAATCTACCTTTAACCCCAACCCGCCACAGCTTTGTGCATATTTAGCAAAACTTGGGTTAACAAGGTCTGTGGCCCATTTATCCCATCCTCCTGCCCGCTGCTCTTTGGTTATTTTACCTAGCTCATTGTTATTTAATACAATAACCTTGATGTTCATATTGTATTTCACCAAAGTTGTAAATTCTGCAAGATATTGGCATATTCCACCATCACCAGCTACAGCAATAATTGGCCTTTTATCTCCAACCGCAGCCCAAGCACCAATAGCTGCAGGTAAAGCAAATCCAATCGATCCAAGGTATCCAGACATCAGAAAATTATGATTCTTGGACTCAAAATAGCGTCCAAAAGAATATGCATTATTCCCTACATCAACACACATTATTGCATTCTCTGGAGCAAGTCTAGTTAATGTATCAAAAACTGCAATTGAACTAATTCCATGACCTGTTGCTTCAGTTAATCTTTTTTTCTTTTCGGCTCTCCAGATCTTCCACCTTTTAGCTATTGACTCTATTTGATTAACTTTATTTGCTTTTATTTCAACATCCGTTTTATGTATTAGACCAATGGTTCTTGAGATTTCACCAAACACAGCAACATCAACTTTGTGAAATTTAGATAAAGCCAATGGATCAAAATCAACTTGTATAATTGGTTTCTTTTGAGTGATTCCAGTATGATTCGAAAATGAAGCGCCAATAACGATTAGTAGGTCTGCTTCATTCATAAAATATGATGCAATCGGAGTTCCACTTCTTCCTAACACACCACATGCAAGTTTATGTGAATCTGAGATTTGACCTTTACCTTTAAATGTTGTCATGACAGGACAATTGAGTTTTTCTGCTAACTCAATAATCTCTTTCATGTTAAATCTAGCTCCATGTCCAACGATAATTATAGGTTTTTCAGCTTGGGCAATTTTATTAATAGCAGTATCTAATTGATCTTCAGGAGGTGCTATACTTAGTTTTGCAATTCTACCTTCTGGTGTTTGAGCTTTTTCATTTTGTGCAGGTAATACTTGAACTTGATCAGGAAAGGTCAAATGTGATACATCACGCTTCAAAATAGCATGTTTAATTGCCAAAGCCATAAGCTCAGTATGTTTACTTTGATGCTCAACTCTTTGGTTAAATTCGGCTACAGTTTGAAAAGCTCTAACTAAATCAACTTCTTGAAAATTACCAGTTCCTACAACTTGTGTAGCAACTTGTCCTGTTAAGGCTAGTATGGGGGATCTATCTACTTTTGCATCCCATAATCCTGTAAATAAATTGGTACTTCCAGGTCCTGCTATTGCAAAACAAGCCGCTGGTTTACCCGTCAATTTTCCATAAGCTGAAGCAGCGAAAGATGCTGCCCCCTCATGCCTAATACCTATAAACTTTAAGTGTCCCTTCTCTTCCTGTATTCTTATAGCATCTGCTAAGCCTAAATTAGAGTGTCCGACCATACCAAATACACTAGTTACTCCCCAATTAACCATAGTTTCCACCATAATATCTGTTACGGTAGTTTCATGAGGAGCTTCTTCCTCCAATCCAATATAGATAGCGTCATTCTCAATTTTAACATCATAAGTCTTCAAACCATCATTATAATCTCCAGAACTTCCTCCATGAGGACAAAAATCCCATCCATGCCAAGGACATCTCAATAATCCATTTTCTATAGAACCTTCACCAAGAGGTCCTCCTTGATGAGGACATTTGTTATCTAAGGCTGTAAACTTTCCTTTAAAGTGAGATAAACAGATATCCTTATGTCCTGCGACCACAGTCATAACTCTTCCCTCTTTTAGTGTATCCTTATTGTCGAGAACCTTATGCCAGTACAGTTTTTTTTTCATTTTCATATGATTTCCTGGTTTTCAATGGATTATAGAGAACGAATTAATTATTGAAATACTCGTTTAGTCTTCACACAAATTATTTCGAAGGCTATAAAAATGGGATAACGAATACTAGATCATAGAATCTCTGATTTGTATTGATAATGCATATAACTCTTAAATAAAATTAAGCATTAGCCATATCCAATTTTTAAGCCGTCTAAGCTTTTGTTCAAGTACTCAATCAAATCACTTTCCTTTGTACTTAACATCAAATTACTTAGTTAAGGTACAGGTATAGAAAACAATCAAACTAATGTAAATCAAATTCTTTTATTGATTTATAAGCCAGTGATAGACATGTTCAATGTAGTATCCAATCTGATTTAGCTGTTTTTGAATGGCTTTATTCCCTATTTCTTCAAGACTTAAAACACATCCTTTCCAATCATCTAAGATGATCCATTTTCCAATTTGTGGATCATCAATCTTAGTGTAGTCAATTTCAGTTTTTATTGGATAAGCTGATATATAAAAATAGGGGTTTCCTACTTTATTATCTTCCATAGCTAAACCAAAACCAATACCCAATTTAGGGGTTGGTTCAAAATAAATTCCTGTATCAAAATGATGAGGCCAAATTCGTATTTCAGATGAAATTTGGGTCAAACCTATGAAATCTAAACAAGCATAATTAGCTAATGATCTGTAGCCTAGCCATTGTGAAATACTTTCTTCTGAAAGAAATTGGATAGGATTATTTGCAAAATCATATTCGGTTATAATAAAGTGTAATGGTTTACTAATAGATTCTGCTTTAAAACCTTTTTTTGTCAATTTTATAATTAACTCTTGTTCTACTTCAAAAATAGTTTTATCAACTATATCCTGTTTTATTTCAATTCTTTTTCTTTCATCCAACAATTCAAATTGAAACGCAATTAGATTCAATGAAAAAATATAGCGTTTATGCCCCTTTTGAAACCACCTCCCATAAATAGCTTTACTTACTGAATCAAAATATAAATTCGTATGACTGTCGTCTTCTTTTGAAGGCACAAACACTTTATTAACCTTGGCAATAACCTGAGAAAGTAAGTGTAATAACTGGTCCGCTTCTGAATATAATTGCATGATTATTAATTTATTACTTTACACCAGCATAAGATATACCAGTGAGTTGGTGTATTTCATAATTGAAAGTACTCAAATCATGAAAATTAAATTTAGATAGATGATCATGCCCACATGACCTTGCGACAACCTTCATTAATTCTGTACTTGCATTGAAGAAGTTATAAAGTTGTTTTGCCGATTGATCAATGATAATTCTCTGTCTTAAACTTTCTTTTTGAGTAGCAATCCCTACAGGACAATTATTGGTATTACAAGCTCTCATCCCTAAACATCCAATAGCTTGCAAAGCAGAATTAGAGACAGCAATGGCATCTGCTCCTAGCATCATTGCTTTACAGAAATCTTCTGGTACCCTTAGCCCTCCTGTAATGATCAAAGTCACACCTTCAACTCCAACATTATTTAAATGCCTTCTTGCTCTAGCCAATGCAGGAATGGTGGGTATGTTTATATTATTTCTCAAAATAGTTGGAGCAGAACCTGTACCTCCTCCTCTACCATCTAGAATGATGTAATCAGCTCCAACTTTTAGTGCAAAATCAATATCAGCTTCTAAATGGCTCGCAGCAATTTTGAAACCAATAGGGATACCTCCCGTTCTTGATCTAACCTCTTCAGCAATGTTTTTGAAATCTTCAACAGATTTTAAATCTGGGAATGTTGCTGGTGAAATTGCTGTTTGGCCTTCTTTTAACCCTCGAACATTTGCTATTTCATGAGTAACTTTATGACCAGGTAAATGTCCCCCAGTTCCTGTTTTTGCCCCCTGCCCACATTTAAAATGAAAAGCTTGAGCCTTTTCTACCTTTTCCCAAGAAAACCCAAACTTACCTGAAGCAAGTTCATAAAAATACTTTGAGTTACTAGATTGTTCTTCTTCTAGCATGCCTCCTTCACCACTACAAATTCCTGTCCCTGCCAATTCGGCTCCCTTAGACAAAGC
This genomic interval carries:
- a CDS encoding glutamate synthase-related protein is translated as MIKTLLFSKLHSKTPYHYQVNGLDLVMIRYDENISVLYGRCLHRGALMSDGRIEGNNIICGVHGWDYCYDTGISEYNNNEALYKFKSEIRDDFVWIDEDEINEFLKKHPQPFNRNEYLGQYADTHPENTEPYTRYIKELSQNGLKNYGHHGPSEAMGVDRNTLPKWEDIQFLPAQLSKRPLLDEVEVVTSTIIGPNAKKPLQLDIPIFVSDMSFGALSKEAKIALSKGAELAGTGICSGEGGMLEEEQSSNSKYFYELASGKFGFSWEKVEKAQAFHFKCGQGAKTGTGGHLPGHKVTHEIANVRGLKEGQTAISPATFPDLKSVEDFKNIAEEVRSRTGGIPIGFKIAASHLEADIDFALKVGADYIILDGRGGGTGSAPTILRNNINIPTIPALARARRHLNNVGVEGVTLIITGGLRVPEDFCKAMMLGADAIAVSNSALQAIGCLGMRACNTNNCPVGIATQKESLRQRIIIDQSAKQLYNFFNASTELMKVVARSCGHDHLSKFNFHDLSTFNYEIHQLTGISYAGVK
- a CDS encoding thiamine pyrophosphate-dependent enzyme; amino-acid sequence: MKKKLYWHKVLDNKDTLKEGRVMTVVAGHKDICLSHFKGKFTALDNKCPHQGGPLGEGSIENGLLRCPWHGWDFCPHGGSSGDYNDGLKTYDVKIENDAIYIGLEEEAPHETTVTDIMVETMVNWGVTSVFGMVGHSNLGLADAIRIQEEKGHLKFIGIRHEGAASFAASAYGKLTGKPAACFAIAGPGSTNLFTGLWDAKVDRSPILALTGQVATQVVGTGNFQEVDLVRAFQTVAEFNQRVEHQSKHTELMALAIKHAILKRDVSHLTFPDQVQVLPAQNEKAQTPEGRIAKLSIAPPEDQLDTAINKIAQAEKPIIIVGHGARFNMKEIIELAEKLNCPVMTTFKGKGQISDSHKLACGVLGRSGTPIASYFMNEADLLIVIGASFSNHTGITQKKPIIQVDFDPLALSKFHKVDVAVFGEISRTIGLIHKTDVEIKANKVNQIESIAKRWKIWRAEKKKRLTEATGHGISSIAVFDTLTRLAPENAIMCVDVGNNAYSFGRYFESKNHNFLMSGYLGSIGFALPAAIGAWAAVGDKRPIIAVAGDGGICQYLAEFTTLVKYNMNIKVIVLNNNELGKITKEQRAGGWDKWATDLVNPSFAKYAQSCGGLGLKVDSEEKLESTIRTLVLHEGPALLEITTDVKLI